From Vitis vinifera cultivar Pinot Noir 40024 chromosome 3, ASM3070453v1, the proteins below share one genomic window:
- the LOC132253486 gene encoding uncharacterized protein LOC132253486, translating into MSEWARGLLERRHEVCDTAKDITKIVRMEVPNFEGKVDATQFVDWLVVIEEYFNWYDMMDDRRVRFAKMKLVGLVKVWWTGIEGNNRRMGLPPISTRQEMKAKLREKYMPINYYDKLCDQLINLRQHNMPVVEYMQKFNKLKTRSQIVEDHRQTLARFKAGLRSEIKQELLHQPLYSLEHAFQVALDMEEYVGHSFHRKPEAMTMESAQKKLHDTSRSMKPGSSHPFNPPTGFKSSSSQVVDPKGKSIKCFKFQQPGHMAYNCPKKNLHIGLEHEEEPEPQKDKKNENSFDYGIYDPVDLDNEEVDFSLAFVVRHILAAPKMEEEDWRQTSIFQMLVQCGNQAQKLIIDSDSCMNVILASMVERLKLPVEPHPQPYKVAWINNMSIPVNQCCLVSLSCGVYNDSIWCDVIPMKAAHIILGRPWLYDRDVHHCGKENTYSFMFKNQKVVLKPMTVAEMGKY; encoded by the coding sequence ATGTCTGAATGGGCTAGAGGATTACTCGAAAGAAGACATGAAGTGTGTGACACTGCTAAAGATATCACAAAGATAGTGAGAATGGAGGTTCCTAATTTTGAAGGAAAGGTAGATGCTACTCaatttgttgattggttggttGTAATTGAAGAGTACTTCAATTGGTATGATATGATGGATGATCGAAGAGTGAGGTTCGCTAAAATGAAACTGGTGGGCTTAGTAAAAGTTTGGTGGACAGGTATTGAAGGAAACAATAGAAGGATGGGGCTACCACCAATCAGCACAAGGCAAGAGATGAAGGCTAAGCTTCGAGAGAAATACATGCCTATAAATTACTATGATAAGCTGTGTGACCAGCTCATTAATTTGAGGCAGCACAACATGCCCGTTGTTGAGTATATGCAAaaatttaataagttaaaaacaaggAGTCAAATAGTAGAAGACCATCGACAAACACTTGCAAGATTCAAAGCTGGATTAAGGTCTGAAATCAAGCAGGAGTTGTTGCATCAGCCATTATACAGCTTGGAACATGCCTTTCAAGTTGCATTAGACATGGAAGAATACGTGGGACATTCATTCCATAGGAAACCAGAAGCTATGACCATGGAATCCGCCCAAAAGAAGCTCCATGACACAAGTCGAAGTATGAAGCCAGGCTCATCTCATCCATTTAATCCACCTACAGGGTTTAAGTCATCTTCTTCTCAAGTGGTTGATCCTAAAGGTAAGAGTATCAAATGTTTCAAGTTTCAACAACCTGGCCACATGGCATACAATTGTCCAAAGAAGAACTTGCATATTGGGCTGGAACATGAAGAGGAACCAGAACCACAGAAggacaagaaaaatgaaaattcatttgaCTATGGAATCTATGATCCTGTTGACTTGGATAACGAAGAAGTGGACTTTTCTCTAGCTTTTGTTGTGAGACATATTCTTGCAGCCCCTAAAATGGAGGAAGAAGATTGGCGCCAAACttctatttttcaaatgttAGTCCAATGTGGGAATCAAGCTCAGAAACTCATCATTGACAGTGACAGTTGTATGAATGTTATTTTAGCCTCCATGGTAGAGCGTCTTAAACTTCCAGTTGAGCCACACCCACAACCATACAAGGTAGCATGGATAAATAACATGTCTATTCCAGTAAATCAATGTTGTCTTGTTTCTCTTTCTTGTGGTGTTTATAATGATTCTATTTGGTGTGATGTGATCCCTATGAAAGCAGCACATATCATTCTTGGTCGTCCTTGGCTTTATGATCGGGATGTGCATCATTGTGGGAAAGAGAACACATATAGCTTCATGTTTAAGAACCAAAAGGTTGTGTTGAAACCAATGACTGTTGCTGAAATGGGAAAATATTAG